ACCGACGGCCCGTGTCGGCCCTCCCGACAGACGCCGTGCGCGATCGGACGCGCGGCGACCGCGGTCGCGCGTGCGGCGTGCGCCGGCGCGGGCCTCCGCCGTGGCATCCCGGTTGCACCGGAGCGCACCCAAAGGAGACCCGCCATGCCGGTCAAGCACGCTCTCTTGGCGCTCCTCACGGAGCGCGACCTCACGGGCTACGAGCTGAAGCTCCGCTTCGAACGCGTCCTCGGCGAGTTCTGGCAGCTCAACTCCGGGCAGGTGTACTCCACGCTCGAGCGGCTGCGCCGCGAGGGCATGGTCTCGCGCACGCGCGTCCACGACGGCGACGACGTCGCGCGCGCCGCGTACGCGATCCGCCCGCGCGGCCGCCAGGCGCTCGCGGACTGGATGGCGGCACCGGTCGGGCGTCTGCGTCCGGTGCGCGATCCGCTCTTCGTGAAGCTCGCCTTCTGCGATCCCGGCGACGTCGAGCGGGTGTTGCGGAGCTTCGCGGCCGAGACGCGCCGCTACCGCGAGGCGACGGAGACGCTGCGGGCCCTCGTCTCCCGCGAGCCCATGTCGCACGGCGGACGCGTGCGCTGGCTCGTCGCCGAAGCGGCGCGGCGCAGCTATCAGGCCCAGCTCGAGTGGCTCGAGTACGTGCCGCGCTGCCTCGGCGAGCGCGGACTGCCGGCGATGCGGCGCGACCCGCTGGCGCTCCGCCGCGCGCCGGCGCCGCCGGGCGAGGGGCGCGGAGCGGTCGCGTGAGCACGCCCATCTGAAAACACGTTTCGCACCGCCCTGCCCGGCCGCGCGAGCGTGTGCCAACCGATGCGTTTCGCGTTGATTTCAGCGGCGCGGAAGCGTGTCTGCCGCCGCCGCGCCGGCGCGCCTCCGCACCCCGGACCTCGCATTGACAAGGAGGGACGAACCCACTAGCGCTAAAACGCCTTTCCA
Above is a genomic segment from Deltaproteobacteria bacterium containing:
- a CDS encoding PadR family transcriptional regulator, giving the protein MPVKHALLALLTERDLTGYELKLRFERVLGEFWQLNSGQVYSTLERLRREGMVSRTRVHDGDDVARAAYAIRPRGRQALADWMAAPVGRLRPVRDPLFVKLAFCDPGDVERVLRSFAAETRRYREATETLRALVSREPMSHGGRVRWLVAEAARRSYQAQLEWLEYVPRCLGERGLPAMRRDPLALRRAPAPPGEGRGAVA